The following are encoded in a window of Chitinophaga sp. H8 genomic DNA:
- a CDS encoding sensor histidine kinase: MSFLKTLVCNGCCMPVRQRRLLLFFSWLLFFTTTITAQKRDGQVVLPVFTWLNDSTQIVDELNQRALWYQPRQLDTCFFYADSALKMATRLHYVKGKATAYKVMGNYYAFTANKYLSYRFYLDAKQAYEALKDTVNYCTVLMNLGIYFQKEEEHASAQQAHYKAMELGRQLKNDSTYGLVLANYYYIHRADSTKRDSLSWALARAREIATRYHDEKTLLYIGLLEVDNAYGRTSFQHIQQRLDSIIAAAERQGFIYMGMYGCMQMAGYKGMLGEEDSILYYQKMVDLAVRGSYKSLIIPEVRHLYEYYKQRKMPAAANEYSRIMLDILQYRQQTKQRGEIDYMAYFTQDQDVKLLQMAYERRQHLLEKKRMENRNVGYALSFGVGLLIFLAVITMNTYRHIKSAKKTSKALKLANEEIIIKNKLLTTNDDFKNMLISLIAHDFRVPLSNILDITTLLKIQSFTLEEASAMIVKVESAAHHTLLTFDNILRWIRSQLSGFVYHPEPCWLEGLINIAQKGLEHLIAGKDIKVSIKIPPDFQLYANPEMLQFVHRNLLHNAIKFSPKGSEITVSAVRSNGMVKVSFTDQGKGMAAEVLETLFVFGGQRKQHAGSSKGAGLALIICKDFITKMGGHIQAENNEGTGSSFWYSLPDKP, translated from the coding sequence ATGAGTTTTTTGAAAACCCTTGTTTGTAACGGCTGTTGTATGCCTGTCAGGCAACGTAGATTACTATTATTTTTTAGTTGGTTATTATTTTTTACCACAACGATAACTGCGCAAAAAAGAGACGGGCAGGTAGTACTTCCTGTTTTTACGTGGCTGAATGACAGTACGCAGATCGTAGATGAATTGAACCAGCGTGCATTATGGTATCAGCCCCGGCAGCTGGATACCTGTTTCTTTTATGCAGATAGTGCCCTGAAGATGGCTACCAGGCTGCACTACGTAAAGGGCAAAGCTACCGCCTATAAAGTAATGGGGAATTATTATGCCTTCACGGCCAATAAATATTTATCATACCGTTTTTACCTGGATGCCAAACAGGCTTATGAAGCATTGAAAGATACAGTTAACTATTGTACGGTATTGATGAACCTGGGTATTTATTTTCAAAAGGAAGAAGAGCATGCCTCGGCGCAGCAAGCGCATTATAAGGCGATGGAATTGGGGCGTCAGCTGAAAAATGATTCTACATACGGACTGGTGCTGGCCAACTATTACTATATACACAGGGCGGATAGCACGAAACGGGATTCTTTAAGCTGGGCACTAGCCCGGGCCCGTGAAATAGCCACCCGGTATCATGATGAAAAAACATTGTTGTACATAGGTTTACTGGAGGTAGATAATGCCTATGGACGTACCAGTTTTCAACATATACAACAAAGGCTGGACTCCATTATAGCGGCTGCTGAGCGGCAGGGATTTATCTACATGGGGATGTATGGCTGTATGCAAATGGCAGGATATAAAGGCATGCTGGGGGAGGAGGATTCGATCCTGTATTATCAGAAGATGGTAGATCTTGCTGTGCGCGGCAGCTACAAGAGTTTGATTATCCCTGAAGTGCGTCATCTGTATGAATATTACAAACAGCGTAAAATGCCGGCTGCTGCAAATGAGTATAGCCGCATTATGCTGGATATATTGCAATACAGGCAACAAACCAAGCAGCGGGGAGAGATCGATTATATGGCCTACTTCACACAGGATCAGGACGTGAAGCTGCTTCAGATGGCGTACGAAAGGCGACAGCATCTCCTGGAAAAGAAAAGGATGGAGAACAGAAACGTTGGTTATGCGCTTTCCTTCGGGGTAGGGCTATTGATATTCCTGGCAGTGATTACAATGAACACCTACCGGCACATAAAAAGTGCAAAAAAAACCAGTAAAGCACTGAAACTGGCTAATGAAGAAATCATCATTAAAAACAAATTGCTTACTACGAATGATGATTTTAAGAACATGCTGATATCATTGATAGCACATGATTTCCGGGTACCCTTATCAAATATACTGGATATAACCACCCTTTTAAAAATACAATCCTTTACCCTGGAGGAAGCTTCGGCCATGATCGTAAAAGTGGAAAGCGCGGCGCATCATACGCTGCTGACATTTGATAACATATTGCGTTGGATACGTTCCCAGCTTTCGGGATTTGTATATCACCCGGAGCCTTGCTGGCTGGAAGGGTTGATTAATATCGCTCAAAAAGGGCTGGAGCACCTGATAGCAGGAAAGGATATAAAGGTAAGTATCAAGATACCCCCTGATTTTCAGTTATATGCCAATCCTGAGATGCTGCAGTTTGTGCACCGGAACCTGCTGCATAATGCGATCAAGTTTTCTCCCAAAGGAAGTGAGATTACAGTGAGTGCCGTGCGCAGTAATGGTATGGTGAAAGTATCCTTCACCGATCAGGGAAAAGGAATGGCGGCGGAAGTATTGGAAACGCTTTTTGTATTTGGAGGGCAAAGGAAGCAGCACGCGGGATCGAGTAAGGGGGCCGGTTTGGCATTAATTATTTGTAAAGATTTTATAACAAAAATGGGAGGGCATATACAGGCAGAAAATAATGAAGGGACAGGAAGTTCCTTCTGGTATAGTTTGCCTGATAAACCGTAA
- a CDS encoding ATP-binding protein, whose translation MKRALPGIMAGTVILFFVCSSTAQQRRPSQVDQIYSTLLQQRDSMAYVDVLSQLGMLYHMINRDSCLWYALKIQDISERIHYEKGMANSLNLLGICHALKGNFKLAVEYGFQALQRYRAVGDSANTSQVLNNLCVYYLNYTTDKKKEAYAYLQEAMKVASQLKPPEDSFYSLVLMNYIGFFGEDTTKRDSVKWAIGKSREILVKYPLSRFAFYIDITIADSLMKAGKGKEAEKMVNELATSALDKGLTYVAIEMYERMDQYRSMGYHTDAVYYWEKMYELGKQAGYNDLQMPTLANLYKHYSAVNDQARMNYYSNEIMRLSAGVQDVEKQSGVKYIDFFLKEQDKNELKVKTALQQQRIEKNDYEDESNRLGLTYIAVISGLMILWYIRQRYYYRSQKKATAALAQLHTDLSGKQLQLEINDAFKNKLITIIANDFRAPLTHITKVADLLRTRSMNQADMMLVIDQIAASSGKTLLMFDSILRWIKSQLSGFVFVPQSCTPHLMLGVVLQDMEVQVKERQLKILNRVPVALQLLADPEMLQFVHRHLLATLVESAVTGSTITIVSEQEGKLVDINLTFVPMEHLRVRIQRLFDADNTGNEQLLQQSDTGLILVICRDFITKMQGSIRITKQEGGRLSFVYTLPILV comes from the coding sequence ATGAAACGTGCCCTGCCGGGAATTATGGCAGGTACAGTCATCCTGTTTTTTGTCTGCTCCTCAACGGCGCAGCAACGCAGGCCATCACAGGTGGATCAGATCTATAGCACACTATTGCAACAGCGGGATAGCATGGCATATGTGGATGTACTGTCTCAATTGGGCATGCTGTACCATATGATTAACCGGGATAGCTGTTTGTGGTACGCCTTAAAGATTCAGGATATTTCAGAACGGATTCACTATGAAAAGGGGATGGCCAATAGTTTAAACCTTTTAGGTATTTGCCATGCCTTAAAAGGAAACTTTAAACTGGCTGTAGAGTATGGTTTTCAGGCATTGCAGCGATACCGCGCTGTGGGGGATAGTGCCAATACTTCCCAGGTACTGAACAATCTTTGTGTATACTACCTCAACTATACTACAGACAAAAAGAAGGAAGCGTATGCCTATTTGCAGGAAGCGATGAAAGTAGCCAGCCAGCTAAAGCCTCCGGAAGATTCTTTTTATTCTCTTGTTTTAATGAATTATATCGGGTTTTTTGGGGAAGATACCACGAAGCGGGATTCAGTAAAATGGGCTATAGGCAAAAGCCGTGAGATCTTAGTGAAATACCCTTTGAGCCGCTTTGCCTTTTATATAGATATTACTATTGCGGATTCCCTGATGAAAGCGGGTAAGGGAAAGGAGGCAGAAAAGATGGTAAATGAACTGGCCACCTCGGCACTGGATAAAGGGTTGACTTATGTAGCTATTGAGATGTATGAACGGATGGATCAGTACCGGAGTATGGGATACCATACCGATGCTGTTTATTACTGGGAAAAGATGTATGAGTTGGGTAAGCAGGCCGGATACAATGATCTGCAGATGCCTACATTGGCAAACCTGTATAAACATTATAGTGCAGTAAACGATCAGGCCAGGATGAACTATTACAGTAATGAGATAATGCGATTGTCGGCTGGGGTGCAGGACGTAGAAAAACAATCCGGCGTTAAATACATTGATTTCTTCTTAAAAGAACAGGATAAAAATGAGCTGAAAGTAAAAACAGCATTGCAGCAGCAACGGATTGAAAAAAATGATTATGAAGATGAGAGTAACCGTTTGGGGCTTACCTATATAGCGGTAATATCCGGCCTGATGATTTTATGGTATATCCGGCAGCGTTACTATTACCGTTCCCAGAAAAAGGCTACTGCAGCATTAGCACAGCTGCATACAGATTTATCCGGTAAGCAGCTACAACTGGAAATAAATGATGCCTTTAAGAATAAGCTGATTACTATCATTGCCAATGATTTCCGGGCGCCCCTCACCCATATTACCAAAGTGGCTGACTTGTTACGTACCAGATCGATGAATCAGGCGGATATGATGCTGGTGATAGATCAGATTGCAGCTTCCTCCGGGAAAACATTACTGATGTTTGATAGTATTTTACGCTGGATCAAATCGCAGCTATCGGGGTTTGTATTTGTACCGCAAAGCTGTACACCGCATCTGATGCTGGGGGTAGTGTTACAGGATATGGAGGTGCAGGTCAAAGAGCGGCAATTGAAAATATTAAACAGGGTACCGGTGGCATTACAGTTACTGGCAGATCCGGAAATGCTGCAATTTGTACACCGGCATTTGCTGGCCACCCTGGTAGAAAGCGCTGTGACGGGCAGTACGATAACGATAGTGAGTGAGCAGGAAGGGAAACTGGTAGATATCAACTTAACTTTTGTCCCGATGGAGCACCTGCGGGTCAGGATTCAGCGGTTATTTGATGCAGATAATACGGGTAATGAGCAGTTACTTCAGCAATCTGATACGGGACTAATACTGGTGATCTGCAGGGACTTTATCACCAAAATGCAGGGAAGTATCCGGATAACAAAGCAGGAGGGAGGGAGATTATCTTTTGTGTATACCCTGCCAATATTGGTATAA
- a CDS encoding beta-ketoacyl-ACP synthase III, giving the protein MNKITAAITAVGGYVPDYVLTNQELEKIVDTTDEWILTRTGISERRILKGDNKGTSDLCVPVALEICKKRGISPEEIDLLIVATVTPDMTFPSTANVVTDKIGAKNAFGFDISAACSGFLYALDTGARFIESGRYKKVMVIGADKMSSIIDYTDRTTCIIFGDGGGGVLLEPNTEGYGLIDSILKSDGHGREYLHMKAGGSVKPATIATVSNREHFVYQEGKMVFKYAVSNMAGAAKDVMERNQLQAADLAWLVPHQANKRIISATAQYIELPEEKIMMNIQRYGNTTAGTIPLCLWDYEKQLKKGDNLVLAAFGGGFTWGASYIKWAYDGDK; this is encoded by the coding sequence ATGAATAAAATTACAGCCGCTATTACGGCGGTGGGTGGATATGTTCCCGACTATGTTCTGACCAACCAGGAATTAGAAAAAATAGTAGACACAACAGACGAATGGATATTAACCCGTACGGGGATTTCAGAAAGGAGGATATTAAAAGGCGACAACAAAGGAACTTCCGACCTATGTGTACCAGTAGCACTGGAAATTTGTAAAAAAAGAGGTATCAGCCCCGAAGAGATCGATTTGTTGATAGTGGCAACGGTTACCCCCGACATGACTTTCCCCTCTACTGCCAATGTGGTAACAGATAAAATTGGCGCAAAAAATGCCTTTGGTTTCGATATCAGTGCAGCATGCTCCGGCTTTTTATATGCCCTGGATACAGGTGCCCGCTTCATAGAAAGCGGCCGTTACAAAAAGGTAATGGTTATTGGTGCCGATAAAATGAGTTCTATTATTGACTATACCGATAGAACCACCTGCATTATTTTTGGTGATGGCGGCGGCGGTGTATTGCTGGAACCCAATACCGAAGGGTATGGTTTGATAGACAGTATCCTGAAAAGTGATGGCCACGGACGGGAATACCTCCATATGAAAGCCGGTGGGTCTGTAAAACCAGCCACTATTGCTACAGTATCTAACCGGGAGCATTTTGTATACCAGGAAGGTAAGATGGTGTTTAAATATGCCGTTTCAAATATGGCAGGAGCTGCCAAAGATGTAATGGAGCGCAACCAACTGCAGGCTGCTGACCTTGCCTGGCTGGTACCTCACCAGGCTAATAAACGTATTATCAGTGCCACTGCCCAGTATATTGAGCTGCCGGAAGAAAAAATCATGATGAATATTCAACGTTATGGCAATACTACTGCCGGCACTATTCCACTGTGCCTGTGGGACTATGAAAAACAGTTGAAAAAAGGTGACAACCTGGTGTTAGCTGCTTTTGGTGGCGGCTTTACATGGGGTGCCAGCTATATCAAATGGGCCTATGACGGCGACAAATAA
- the ruvA gene encoding Holliday junction branch migration protein RuvA, with product MIAYLNGKLAYKSPALVYIDVQGVGYEVQISLNTYSRIQDQENCKLLTYLHIKEDAHTLYGFFEEAERSLFLLLISVSGIGASTARMMLSSLQPEDIQRAIMMENDKMLESVKGIGAKTAKRIILELKDKVAKQRDSNIHLSSNANNTIQDDALNALVTLGIARNMAEQAIQKVLKAEPLLHDLEGLIKKALKSL from the coding sequence ATGATTGCGTACCTCAATGGAAAATTGGCTTATAAATCACCAGCGCTTGTGTATATAGATGTGCAGGGGGTGGGATATGAAGTGCAGATCAGTTTAAATACTTATTCCCGTATACAGGATCAGGAAAACTGCAAATTGTTAACCTACCTGCACATCAAAGAGGATGCGCATACTTTGTATGGATTTTTTGAAGAGGCTGAAAGGAGTTTATTTTTATTGCTTATTAGTGTATCAGGGATAGGAGCCAGCACTGCGCGAATGATGCTTTCTTCCCTTCAACCAGAAGATATCCAGCGGGCCATTATGATGGAAAATGACAAGATGCTGGAAAGTGTAAAAGGCATTGGCGCTAAAACTGCCAAGCGTATCATATTGGAACTCAAAGACAAAGTGGCAAAACAACGTGATTCTAATATACATTTATCTTCGAATGCAAACAATACAATTCAGGATGATGCGTTAAATGCTTTGGTAACTTTGGGGATAGCCCGTAATATGGCAGAACAGGCTATCCAAAAGGTACTGAAGGCCGAGCCATTATTGCATGATCTGGAAGGGCTGATTAAGAAAGCCCTTAAAAGCTTATAA